Proteins encoded together in one Candidatus Nitrosocaldus cavascurensis window:
- a CDS encoding DUF432 domain-containing protein, with protein sequence MLQREGVAYGDYIIEEEEWKGRLTDKIMLSIKRVEHGKYVYERYEGDKRVSSKFIDTSVSDSLHLCIYPVVAVYTPQPANYAKHLLLKFKDPLVMDTKSSLECYIKMPVEVGIFEMYDGRATMIDVFATKLIKYALYGMPDNGVICRYRESTVYFKMPKAEPLAEAVAHVRLHNYLDRVVTVNMLVIPIEGIDLYYYGSEAMLDTVNAVIKQGIRNEVVEVKVEEGSESGWRKTNVNPTIVARSYTMELGF encoded by the coding sequence AGATAATGCTAAGCATAAAGCGTGTTGAGCATGGCAAGTATGTTTATGAGAGGTATGAGGGGGATAAGAGAGTTTCAAGCAAGTTCATAGATACAAGTGTATCTGATTCACTCCATCTATGCATATATCCTGTTGTGGCAGTGTACACACCTCAACCAGCAAACTATGCTAAGCATCTACTACTCAAGTTCAAGGATCCATTGGTTATGGATACAAAATCCTCGCTGGAATGCTACATAAAGATGCCAGTGGAGGTTGGTATATTTGAGATGTATGATGGGAGAGCAACAATGATAGATGTATTTGCAACAAAACTCATCAAGTATGCATTGTATGGCATGCCAGATAATGGTGTTATATGCAGGTATAGAGAGTCTACTGTATACTTTAAGATGCCCAAGGCAGAACCATTAGCAGAGGCAGTAGCACATGTGCGCTTGCATAACTACCTTGATAGGGTAGTTACTGTTAACATGCTTGTAATACCTATAGAAGGTATAGATCTCTACTACTATGGAAGTGAAGCTATGCTTGATACCGTAAATGCTGTAATAAAGCAGGGTATACGTAATGAGGTTGTAGAGGTTAAGGTTGAGGAGGGCAGCGAATCAGGGTGGAGGAAGACCAATGTTAACCCTACAATAGTTGCTAGGAGTTACACGATGGAGTTGGGGTTCTAG
- a CDS encoding formyltetrahydrofolate deformylase: MQREGKIIGEITVIGPDRKGIVAKVTNYIFENQGNIEKISQNVVRGLFGMQLEASFNGIDKDRFTKGLKRLCRSLGMDIKVHFDEPDRLKNMAILVSKEPHCLEAILNAREKGELRVNIPLIVGTENTLKPIASRYNIPFYHVNHKDQASAETRILKLLDKYNIDLIVLARYMRILTPNFVWRYPNRIINIHPSLLPAFPGAYAYLQAHERGTQIIGCTAHFVTEELDAGPIIWQEAFRIRNGESLESIKRRGQSLEAKALLKAIKLYIEGRLEVYWGKVYIKSSSNRSISKSVDIGDAKSNKDDKGNNT; the protein is encoded by the coding sequence ATGCAGAGAGAGGGGAAGATAATAGGAGAGATAACAGTTATAGGTCCAGACAGGAAGGGTATAGTTGCTAAAGTTACAAACTACATATTCGAGAACCAAGGCAATATAGAGAAGATAAGCCAGAATGTTGTGAGAGGATTGTTTGGTATGCAGTTGGAGGCATCCTTCAATGGCATAGATAAGGATAGGTTCACAAAAGGGCTTAAAAGGTTATGCAGGAGCCTAGGCATGGATATCAAGGTACACTTCGATGAGCCCGATAGGTTGAAGAACATGGCTATACTTGTAAGCAAGGAGCCCCACTGCCTTGAGGCTATACTCAACGCTAGGGAGAAGGGGGAGTTGAGAGTCAACATACCCCTCATAGTTGGTACAGAGAATACTCTAAAACCTATAGCAAGCAGGTACAACATACCATTCTACCATGTTAACCATAAGGATCAGGCAAGTGCAGAGACTAGAATTCTCAAACTATTAGATAAATACAACATAGACCTTATAGTCCTTGCTAGATACATGCGTATATTAACACCAAACTTCGTATGGCGTTACCCCAACAGGATAATAAATATACACCCTTCTCTACTCCCTGCATTCCCTGGTGCATATGCCTACCTTCAGGCACATGAGAGGGGTACACAGATAATAGGATGTACAGCACACTTCGTTACTGAGGAGTTGGATGCTGGACCAATAATATGGCAGGAAGCGTTTAGGATAAGGAATGGTGAGAGCCTTGAGAGCATAAAGAGGAGAGGGCAGAGTTTAGAGGCTAAAGCATTACTCAAAGCAATCAAGTTGTACATAGAGGGCAGGTTAGAGGTGTACTGGGGCAAGGTCTACATCAAGAGTAGTAGCAATAGGAGTATTAGCAAAAGTGTTGATATTGGTGATGCTAAAAGCAATAAGGATGATAAGGGTAATAACACTTAA
- a CDS encoding mechanosensitive ion channel family protein, translating into MVGEIALGTIEILGTKIELLKVLISIAIVAVGVVVARLVRIPVSYFLTKYAPQAAPLASRAVFWIIVGISVLSAIGNLGVELTGVLLAGGIAGIIIGFAVQSTVANLFSGLFMQIDRAFRIGDAIEVAEMNVAGVVTDITAFSVVLRRFDGVYVRIPNEKIFTSQVRNFGRNVARRVEVTVSIAYKEDMSKAIEVIRKIVDEDPRILVLPEPRIMVWELGSSGVNINVWCWVPTQEFFNVRGELVKRIKEALDANGIEIPFQQVTVWFGDKGKYKEEEDKEKEGRLRLPSLNE; encoded by the coding sequence ATGGTTGGTGAGATAGCACTAGGTACAATAGAGATCCTTGGGACTAAGATAGAACTACTCAAGGTACTAATCTCAATAGCGATAGTTGCTGTTGGTGTTGTTGTAGCAAGGCTTGTTAGGATACCTGTATCCTACTTCCTTACAAAGTATGCCCCTCAGGCAGCACCTTTGGCAAGCAGGGCAGTATTCTGGATAATAGTTGGTATATCAGTACTATCAGCAATAGGCAATCTAGGAGTAGAGTTGACAGGTGTTCTACTTGCTGGAGGTATAGCAGGTATAATAATTGGGTTTGCTGTACAATCAACTGTAGCAAACCTCTTCTCTGGGCTCTTCATGCAGATAGATAGAGCATTCAGGATAGGTGATGCTATAGAGGTTGCTGAGATGAATGTTGCTGGTGTTGTTACAGATATAACAGCATTCTCAGTAGTGCTAAGGAGATTCGATGGTGTATATGTTAGGATACCAAATGAGAAGATATTCACATCTCAGGTAAGGAACTTTGGGAGGAACGTTGCAAGGAGGGTTGAGGTTACAGTAAGTATAGCATATAAGGAGGATATGAGCAAGGCTATTGAGGTTATAAGGAAGATTGTGGATGAGGATCCTAGGATACTTGTACTGCCAGAGCCTAGGATCATGGTCTGGGAGTTGGGGAGTTCAGGTGTTAACATAAATGTCTGGTGTTGGGTTCCAACACAGGAGTTCTTCAATGTTAGAGGTGAACTTGTGAAGAGGATAAAGGAGGCTCTAGATGCAAATGGTATAGAGATACCATTCCAGCAGGTTACAGTATGGTTTGGGGATAAGGGCAAGTACAAGGAGGAAGAGGATAAGGAGAAGGAAGGTAGGTTAAGGTTACCATCTCTTAATGAGTAA